The following is a genomic window from Malus sylvestris chromosome 7, drMalSylv7.2, whole genome shotgun sequence.
TTGACTAAGGTCAAAgttagaaaaaggaaaaagaaaggacAACCCGACCCAAAACGTTGTCGGTTCCGCTCCCACGCCTTTGCCGACATGATCATATCTCAACAGTGCATACGTGGCATCTCCGTGTCAGTTAATCTACATGTCGGCACGAACTATAGCATTTACACAAAACGCACACTCACCGTCGGATCCAGCTGTCTACTAAACCAACGGCTAATAATACTCGTGTCCACTGAGCTCCCTCTTCCCTAATATAAATGATGGACACCGCTGGACGTGATGTTGCGTATTGCGATTAACTCTTTGAGTGTTATCCGTTAAAGATATTTTTTTCAGAAGAAATAATGGGAGCAACGATGGAGGAGCAGCGGAGGAAGGAGGAGGCAGAACCGTCTCTGCCGGTGGAGCGGCCTCTAGAGGTTGAGCCTCCGCTGGCTTCGGCCCCTAGCGACGTCGCGGTTGAGGAGAAGGCGGCTGTGGTTCCGCGGAGTGATGTGGATGTTAAGGGCGGTGATGATGTCAAGGCTCTCGCCGTAGTTAACAGTAAGTGAAGTCTCTGCGTTTCTCTCCTTAGTTAAAGCAGTGAACAGTAAAAAGGTACAAACTTTTGTAGTGCATTTGCGGTGaaatgtttttacttttttaacaGAGGTTCCGGAAACTCTGGTGAAAAAGGCATCAGGAGGATCAATTGACAGAGGTGAGTAATTGATGTTAATTTGAATTAGTGAAATGATGTTCGATCTGAAGTTTGATTATGTCCTCGacttgtattataacacttgAATTAgtgacaactaaaaatttcttgtcaatttgttttaaatttcagaTATAGCACTTGCAGGACTGGAGAAAGAAAAGAGTATGTCTTTTATCAGGGCATGGGAAGAAAGTGAAAAAACTAAGGCAGAGAACAAGTAAGGGCTAATTTCTCAATCATGGGGTGTGAGGGAAATAAAAATGGATGCACGGATAGCACTGCTTTCTTtgttaatgattttttaatatgtGTTAATGTCTTTCTACCCACAATATATGTATGCCATGATTTTGGATTCCTATAAGTCAAGTGGGATAATTGGATTTAGAATATGGTTgaattgtactaattaatttgaggaaaataaataaaaactgtCTTTCTTCTAAATTATTctaaattagagtagtttagaataGAATATTGTCTTGAAAAATACAGGAAGTAAATTCTTTATTCTTTATATAAAAAGACATTgggccacttagtactatgattTAGAGGTATTTCTTTTCACTGGTAAGAGaggttttagattcgattctcaccaaagtcGAAGttgaaaggtcttaggttcgattctcaggcgaagttgaaccacattaaaacaaaaaaaccattGAGTCAATGCTTCTTCGAAAGAAGAGCTGCATCTTGTGATAAGTTTGATGATGTTGTTTTGTGGGTGATCCTTTTCTTCCAATGGCTTATAAAACTGTGAATACAGGGCCCAAAAGAAGCTTTCTGATGTTACTGCATGGGAAAGCAGCAGGAAAGCAGCTGTGGAAGCCAAACTCAGAAGCATCGAGGTAGAACATTTGTTTTTACACTTTGTTCTAGGTATATCGGTGGAATGTTGGATTTTATGGTCCATCCAACACcccatttttaatattatttcatgaTTAGAATGCTGGAACGTGGGATGGTGGGCTATTTTTTTGATTTCCTCAGGACAATTTCTTAACCTGAAAATTATACACTTAAAATTAAGTTCTGTTTTGCAAGTTCGGATCCCGCTCTCCgtagttttataaaaaaatgagcAAGAAGCACTTTCTCTTTACTCCATGAAACAAGGCATTTCAGTTTAATTCAACTTTACTAATGTCAAGTCAATTGTTATTCAGGAACAATTGGAGAAGAAAAAGGCACAGTAtgcagaaaaaatgaaaaacaaggtTGCCTTACTTCAGAAACAAGCAGATGAAAAGAGAGCAATGGTTTTAGCCCAGAAAGGGGAAGAACTTCTCAAGGCTGAAGAGACCGCTGCTAAGTACCGTGCGACCGGAAGCATTCCAAAGAAGTTCCTCGGTTGCTTTTGAAGTAGTGCTTTGAACCGGTTTGAAAACAATCTATGTAACTTCTGGGTTTTGTCATGtgtatatctttcttgtttGCTCTTTTTGCATTTTGGGGTTCGAGTTGATTTGTTCATTGTGTTCTTTAAATTATGTGAAGACCGATACAAAATCAGCAACTGTTCTTTCTCGTCTATGTGTGTATAGGAAGTCTATTTGACTTGTGAATTCCAAGTTGGTTATTTGTTTCAGGAAGCTTTTTCTAGTAATGGGATAATTCTACACTATTCATCTTTCATATTCCTACCTTGTATTCTCTTCATATTTTATAAGATCTTTGTTTCGCTCTCGGCAATGCTGATTGTTTACGGATCTTTGATTTTCTTGCGCGGTAAGTTGGAAAATTTACATTCATCCCTAAAACTGTTTATGAACTGTGTTTTTCTTAAAACTTAACCACTGGATTCTGCAGTTTACACTGAGTTGCCAACAGACCAGGTCAGAATCTTAGTTGGCCAACACCAAGTGAGAAATAACAAGCTTGTAAAAGGAATCATAAGAATTTAAAGCTGAGTACATGGTGAAAAAACTTGCTTACATCTTTTCATGCGATGAATCTCACATGTCCGCGTAGGCAAAGGAACGAGTCTCACACATGCTCTACCGTGTGAGTGGCATGTGAGCTTATGTGCAAGAGTCACGAGTGTAAGCAAGTTTTTCTCGA
Proteins encoded in this region:
- the LOC126629565 gene encoding remorin-like, translated to MGATMEEQRRKEEAEPSLPVERPLEVEPPLASAPSDVAVEEKAAVVPRSDVDVKGGDDVKALAVVNKVPETLVKKASGGSIDRDIALAGLEKEKSMSFIRAWEESEKTKAENKAQKKLSDVTAWESSRKAAVEAKLRSIEEQLEKKKAQYAEKMKNKVALLQKQADEKRAMVLAQKGEELLKAEETAAKYRATGSIPKKFLGCF